The following are encoded together in the Cyanobacterium aponinum PCC 10605 genome:
- a CDS encoding potassium channel family protein, translated as MTENKQAQPDNSQRFRTFFNLDLGSLKFLSNLRKETRQFAVIGLGRFGRAVCETLYNMGYDVLGADVEEKLVAQALTDKIASSAIRLDCTEASALKEAGIFELDTVIVAIGNYLEESIITTLNLKEAGVKYIVAKASSETHGKLLKKVGADLVVYPEYEAGCELAYTLTKPGILDRFELDPDNSIVEIAIPEEFDGKTLAEMKLRSRYGLNVLAVGNDDKFIINPPPQFVLTKGLSMVVIGSNKDINRL; from the coding sequence ATGACGGAAAACAAACAAGCTCAACCTGATAATTCTCAAAGATTTAGAACCTTTTTTAACTTGGATTTAGGTTCTTTAAAATTTTTAAGCAATCTAAGAAAAGAAACTCGTCAGTTTGCTGTTATCGGTTTGGGAAGATTTGGCAGAGCAGTATGCGAAACACTATACAACATGGGATATGACGTATTGGGGGCTGATGTAGAAGAAAAATTAGTGGCTCAAGCATTAACCGATAAAATCGCCTCAAGTGCCATTCGTTTGGATTGTACCGAAGCTAGTGCTTTAAAAGAAGCTGGAATTTTTGAATTAGATACTGTTATAGTTGCGATCGGAAACTACTTAGAAGAGAGTATCATAACAACTTTAAATCTCAAAGAAGCGGGAGTGAAATATATAGTAGCTAAAGCATCTTCAGAAACTCACGGAAAACTCCTCAAAAAAGTTGGAGCCGATTTAGTTGTGTATCCTGAGTACGAAGCAGGATGTGAATTAGCTTATACCCTTACTAAGCCCGGAATATTAGATCGTTTTGAATTAGACCCCGACAACAGTATTGTAGAAATAGCTATTCCCGAAGAATTTGATGGGAAAACTCTAGCAGAAATGAAACTTAGAAGCAGATATGGACTCAATGTATTAGCTGTTGGGAATGATGATAAATTTATTATTAATCCACCACCACAATTTGTATTAACGAAAGGCTTATCAATGGTAGTAATCGGTTCAAACAAAGATATAAACCGTCTCTAA
- the nusA gene encoding transcription termination factor NusA: MSIVKLSGLQALISEISQTHNLPRTSVEEALREALFKGYERFRRSKLGEKAHSMLPPEYFDNFRVELDLEEEGFRVLALKMVTDSVEDPDHQIALAEVQEFNEEVQLGNEVLVDVTPEQKDFGRMAAMQTKQVLQQKLKEQQRAIIQAEFTELEGTVLSAKVLRFEGQSVIMTVQSAYGRPEVEAELPRGEQLSSDNYRANATFKVYLKRVKEGVHRGAQLIVSRADAGLVVYLFANEVPEIEEGIIRIVAISREANPSKPDITARTKIAVDTLERDVDPVGACIGARGSRIQAVVNELKGEKIDVIRWSPDPATYIANALSPAKIDIVELIDPDEKQSLVVVPDNHFSLAIGKDGQNVRLAARLTGWKIDIKKKSDYLNEEAE; the protein is encoded by the coding sequence ATGAGCATCGTTAAATTATCAGGTTTACAAGCGTTAATTAGTGAAATTAGTCAAACCCACAATTTACCCAGAACTTCTGTAGAAGAAGCTCTTAGAGAAGCATTATTTAAAGGCTATGAGCGTTTTCGTCGCTCTAAATTAGGAGAAAAAGCACACAGTATGTTACCTCCTGAATATTTTGATAATTTCCGAGTAGAATTGGATTTAGAAGAGGAAGGCTTTAGAGTTTTAGCGCTGAAAATGGTGACCGATTCTGTGGAAGATCCTGATCATCAAATTGCTTTAGCTGAAGTTCAAGAGTTTAATGAAGAAGTACAGTTAGGCAATGAAGTTTTAGTTGATGTTACTCCTGAACAGAAAGATTTTGGTCGCATGGCGGCGATGCAAACAAAGCAGGTATTGCAACAAAAACTAAAAGAGCAACAAAGAGCGATTATTCAAGCAGAGTTTACGGAGTTAGAAGGAACGGTTCTTTCTGCTAAGGTATTACGCTTTGAGGGACAGTCTGTAATTATGACGGTGCAAAGTGCCTATGGAAGACCAGAAGTTGAAGCCGAATTGCCCAGAGGGGAACAACTAAGCAGTGATAACTATCGTGCCAATGCAACTTTCAAGGTTTATTTAAAACGGGTAAAAGAGGGAGTTCATCGAGGAGCCCAGTTAATCGTATCTCGGGCGGATGCTGGTTTAGTCGTTTATTTATTTGCCAATGAAGTGCCAGAAATTGAGGAAGGAATTATTCGCATTGTTGCTATTTCAAGGGAGGCTAATCCCAGTAAACCAGATATTACCGCAAGAACAAAAATAGCTGTAGATACCCTAGAAAGAGATGTTGATCCTGTAGGGGCTTGTATTGGTGCAAGGGGATCTCGTATTCAGGCAGTAGTGAATGAACTTAAGGGAGAAAAAATAGATGTTATTCGTTGGTCTCCAGATCCTGCTACTTACATAGCAAACGCTTTGAGTCCCGCCAAAATAGACATCGTGGAACTGATTGATCCCGATGAAAAGCAGTCTTTAGTTGTCGTTCCTGATAATCACTTTAGTCTTGCCATTGGTAAGGATGGTCAGAATGTTCGTTTAGCGGCACGTCTCACCGGATGGAAAATTGACATCAAAAAGAAATCTGACTATTTGAATGAGGAAGCCGAATAA
- a CDS encoding YlxR family protein, whose amino-acid sequence MRKPNKIKNYRRCISCQKIDHKSNFFRVVKNNAQQIITVDQGMGRSAYICKNVDCVAIAEKKRLAKALKTSIPSDIYQQLWQKLKETKNTVK is encoded by the coding sequence ATGAGGAAGCCGAATAAAATCAAAAATTACCGCCGTTGTATTAGTTGTCAGAAAATTGATCATAAAAGTAATTTTTTTAGGGTGGTGAAAAATAATGCCCAACAAATTATTACCGTTGATCAAGGAATGGGAAGATCCGCTTACATTTGCAAAAATGTCGATTGTGTTGCGATCGCAGAAAAAAAACGTCTAGCAAAAGCCCTTAAAACGTCCATTCCCTCAGACATCTATCAACAATTGTGGCAAAAACTCAAAGAAACGAAAAACACTGTAAAATAA
- a CDS encoding efflux RND transporter periplasmic adaptor subunit → MTKKNPVADTQLEQVKEEETKPNQNRKNSSSLKSGKKWLVWGSILFIGGAGTVSWFFWQNRQVATSAGVSNTMPPVPVTLSTLETEQIKTSTDVLGTLEASQTVNLQSEIEGRLVDILVREGQNVNRGEVLFALESDSLQAQLDSAQATLASRQAQLAELEAGSRPEEIASAQARLNRAKIRLANAKRGSSQEEIAQAQAQLDSAQAQNELAQQRLNRYRNLRDEGAISSDQFDTFVTEAKTASANLEQAQRRLNQLQEGTQSDVRALQAEVEEAEQNLLLLQNGARQEDIDQARASVQEAQANVRRLKVELDKTMIKAPIAGKISNIPVKVGDFIETDTRLTSITQNDLLELNISVPLEKAPELQLGLPVEVLNSQEEVIAVGKIDFISPNVTSDSQLVLAKAFFSNDVQNKLLNRQFIPARIVWDSSQGILVPSSAIFRIGGQGFVFVAEQNPEGEGLIAKQRPIKIGEIHSNSYEVLEGLQAGEKIISAGILKVQEGSPIQEMPENETKPINSSN, encoded by the coding sequence GTGACAAAAAAGAATCCCGTGGCTGATACACAATTAGAACAAGTAAAAGAAGAAGAAACAAAGCCTAACCAGAATAGAAAAAATTCTTCCTCCTTAAAGTCTGGGAAAAAATGGCTGGTCTGGGGAAGTATTCTATTCATTGGCGGTGCAGGAACTGTAAGTTGGTTTTTTTGGCAAAATCGTCAGGTTGCAACTTCGGCAGGAGTCAGTAACACCATGCCTCCTGTACCAGTTACCCTTAGCACCTTGGAAACAGAACAGATAAAAACAAGCACGGATGTACTTGGTACGTTAGAAGCTAGTCAAACAGTGAATTTACAATCAGAAATCGAAGGAAGATTGGTGGATATTCTGGTTCGAGAAGGGCAAAATGTGAATAGGGGAGAAGTTTTGTTTGCTTTAGAAAGTGACTCATTACAAGCACAACTAGATTCAGCTCAAGCAACTTTAGCCTCTCGTCAAGCTCAATTAGCAGAACTGGAAGCGGGAAGTCGTCCTGAAGAAATTGCTTCTGCTCAGGCTAGACTCAATAGGGCTAAAATTAGATTAGCCAATGCCAAAAGAGGTTCTTCTCAAGAAGAAATCGCCCAAGCACAAGCTCAATTAGACTCTGCTCAAGCTCAAAATGAGTTAGCACAGCAAAGATTAAATCGTTATCGTAATTTGAGAGACGAAGGGGCAATTTCTAGTGACCAATTTGACACTTTTGTTACGGAAGCAAAAACTGCTAGTGCAAATTTAGAACAGGCTCAAAGACGTTTGAATCAATTACAAGAAGGTACACAGTCTGACGTGAGAGCATTACAAGCAGAAGTTGAAGAAGCCGAACAAAATTTGCTGTTGTTACAAAATGGGGCAAGGCAGGAGGATATTGATCAAGCCAGAGCTTCTGTACAGGAAGCACAAGCCAATGTGAGAAGATTAAAGGTCGAATTAGATAAAACAATGATCAAAGCTCCGATCGCAGGTAAAATTAGTAACATACCCGTTAAGGTCGGCGACTTTATCGAAACAGATACCAGGTTGACCAGTATCACCCAAAATGATCTTTTAGAATTGAATATTTCCGTACCATTGGAAAAAGCTCCTGAGCTTCAATTGGGTTTACCTGTAGAGGTTTTAAATTCCCAAGAAGAAGTAATAGCGGTGGGAAAAATTGATTTTATTTCTCCGAATGTTACCTCTGATTCCCAATTAGTTTTGGCAAAAGCCTTCTTTAGCAATGATGTTCAAAACAAATTATTAAATCGCCAATTTATTCCCGCCCGAATTGTTTGGGATAGTAGTCAGGGAATTTTAGTGCCTTCTAGTGCTATTTTTCGCATTGGTGGTCAAGGTTTCGTGTTTGTAGCGGAACAAAATCCCGAAGGGGAAGGATTAATCGCAAAACAAAGACCAATTAAAATAGGAGAAATTCACAGCAACTCCTATGAGGTTTTAGAAGGTTTACAGGCAGGCGAAAAAATTATTAGTGCAGGTATTTTGAAAGTACAAGAAGGTAGTCCCATACAGGAAATGCCTGAAAATGAGACTAAACCTATTAATTCTAGTAATTAA
- the infB gene encoding translation initiation factor IF-2, whose translation MKNGKVRIYDLSKELALDNKDVLEICSQLSIEVKNHSSTITESQAQDIKEAVKKVSMTSAQNQVNKNTPDKSKTSSSSIKKPNKKQEILAVYKNDKQSEQEKNNANSPVLLSPPRPPQPSKDYKKAPNHSEMVQENDNGSPNNVQSMDKSLKQPPARPSLVEKPELKSPSAPELKKSSTINKANSNSKEGDEKKVVSRSEVAVSTSEEEKRAKSKNNNKSKNNSRRTKNNQNLPRRNDKESIGSAKLTTEEKDSLPKPAKPVIKDAKNSADLDKLKLAPKPKLQKPPQRPPAIIDSDLDDDDLETKAKSTDEDDLDSEPMLLEKPKIRKPKQKKSTTENSSWDDDDDDSDKSGKKDAKKVKKRRSLVIDDDDDLEDYFDDDQEDSTVIDLALARPPKPKKEATKATEKTRAPKKQPVKKDKAETKSERKGKQEKQEKPEFIVLKNAPTVRELADLLVTPDTEVIKLLFFKGIAVNITETVDLEIAEMVAKELGVEVITEEEKASAAKTDMLTEADLDKLQKRPPVVTIMGHVDHGKTTLLDSIRNTKVVQGEAGGITQHIGAYHVDVEHEGETQQVVFLDTPGHEAFTAMRARGTKVTDIAVLVVAADDGVRPQTKEAISHARAAKVPIVVAINKIDKPEANPDRVKQELAELELVPEDWGGDTVMVPVSALTGDNLDALLEMIVLVSEVEELLANPDRNAKGTVIEAHLDRARGPVATLLVQNGTLRVGDVIVAGSVMGKIRAMIDDRGAKVEVASPSFAVEILGLSELPEAGDEFEVYSNEKDARAIAESRASAKRDNRLQQAMSSRRVSLSSLSAQAQQGELKELNLILKADVQGSVEAILGSLKQLPQNEVQIRVLLSGAGEVTETDVDLAAASGAVVIGFNTTLAPGARQAAEQEGVDIREYNVIYKLLDEIEGAMEGLLDPEEVEESLGKAEVRAVFSVGKGAVAGCYVLSGKVVRNRFIRVLRNGTEIYNGNLDSLRRVKDDVKEVASGFECGIAVNKFSQWQEGDIIEAYEMVFKRRTLSA comes from the coding sequence ATGAAAAACGGAAAAGTAAGAATATACGATTTATCAAAAGAGCTTGCATTAGACAACAAGGACGTATTAGAAATATGTTCCCAGTTATCCATTGAGGTAAAAAATCATAGTAGTACCATCACTGAATCCCAAGCACAAGACATTAAAGAAGCAGTAAAAAAAGTCTCCATGACATCGGCACAAAATCAAGTAAACAAAAACACCCCTGACAAGTCAAAAACCTCATCTTCCAGTATTAAAAAGCCTAATAAAAAACAGGAAATATTGGCTGTGTATAAGAATGATAAACAGTCAGAACAGGAAAAAAATAACGCTAACTCCCCTGTATTGTTAAGTCCTCCTCGCCCTCCTCAGCCTTCAAAGGACTATAAAAAAGCTCCTAATCATTCGGAAATGGTACAGGAAAATGATAATGGTTCCCCAAACAACGTTCAAAGTATGGATAAAAGTCTTAAACAACCTCCAGCTCGTCCCTCTTTAGTCGAAAAACCAGAGTTAAAAAGTCCTTCCGCCCCCGAATTGAAAAAGTCAAGCACTATTAATAAAGCAAATAGTAATAGTAAAGAAGGCGATGAGAAAAAAGTAGTCAGTCGTAGTGAAGTAGCTGTGTCCACTTCAGAAGAAGAAAAAAGGGCAAAAAGCAAGAATAATAATAAGAGTAAAAATAATTCTCGCCGCACTAAAAATAATCAAAATTTACCCCGTCGTAATGATAAGGAAAGTATAGGCAGTGCAAAATTAACAACAGAAGAAAAAGACTCTCTTCCTAAACCAGCAAAACCTGTTATTAAGGATGCAAAAAATTCAGCAGATTTAGATAAACTCAAATTAGCACCGAAACCAAAACTACAAAAACCCCCCCAACGCCCCCCTGCAATCATTGACTCAGATTTAGACGATGATGATTTGGAAACCAAAGCAAAAAGTACTGATGAAGATGATTTAGATTCAGAACCAATGTTGTTGGAAAAACCAAAAATCAGAAAGCCAAAACAGAAAAAATCAACCACGGAAAACTCTTCTTGGGATGATGATGACGATGATTCTGATAAATCGGGCAAAAAAGACGCAAAGAAAGTCAAGAAGCGTCGTTCTTTAGTCATTGATGATGACGATGATTTAGAAGATTATTTTGATGATGACCAAGAAGATTCTACAGTCATCGACTTAGCTTTAGCTCGTCCCCCTAAACCTAAAAAAGAAGCAACAAAAGCCACAGAAAAGACTCGTGCGCCTAAAAAACAACCGGTTAAAAAAGATAAAGCAGAAACTAAATCAGAAAGAAAAGGAAAACAGGAAAAACAAGAGAAACCTGAATTTATCGTCCTTAAAAATGCTCCTACAGTTCGGGAATTAGCGGATCTATTAGTTACTCCTGACACTGAAGTTATTAAACTTCTCTTCTTCAAAGGAATTGCCGTTAATATTACTGAAACCGTTGATTTAGAAATTGCGGAAATGGTAGCCAAAGAGTTGGGAGTGGAAGTAATTACAGAAGAAGAAAAAGCCAGTGCGGCTAAAACAGATATGTTGACGGAGGCAGATTTAGATAAATTGCAAAAACGTCCTCCTGTTGTAACAATTATGGGACACGTGGACCATGGTAAAACAACCCTACTTGATTCGATAAGAAATACTAAAGTAGTTCAAGGAGAAGCAGGGGGTATTACTCAACATATCGGTGCTTATCATGTGGATGTGGAACATGAAGGGGAAACTCAACAGGTTGTATTCTTAGATACTCCGGGTCACGAGGCATTCACAGCAATGAGGGCAAGAGGTACAAAAGTTACTGATATTGCTGTGTTAGTGGTGGCGGCAGATGATGGGGTACGTCCTCAAACAAAAGAAGCCATTAGTCATGCTCGTGCGGCAAAAGTCCCCATTGTTGTGGCTATTAACAAAATTGATAAGCCAGAAGCAAATCCCGATCGCGTCAAACAGGAATTAGCTGAATTAGAATTAGTTCCAGAGGACTGGGGGGGCGATACCGTAATGGTTCCTGTGAGTGCTTTAACTGGTGATAACTTAGATGCTCTTTTAGAGATGATTGTCTTGGTGTCTGAGGTCGAAGAATTGTTGGCAAACCCAGATCGCAACGCCAAGGGTACTGTAATTGAAGCCCATTTAGACCGAGCAAGGGGTCCTGTGGCAACATTATTAGTTCAAAATGGAACATTAAGAGTTGGTGATGTGATTGTTGCGGGTTCTGTCATGGGTAAAATTCGGGCGATGATCGATGATCGAGGAGCAAAAGTTGAAGTTGCAAGTCCCTCCTTTGCTGTTGAAATTCTAGGTTTAAGTGAACTTCCAGAAGCGGGAGATGAATTTGAAGTTTATTCCAATGAAAAAGACGCAAGAGCGATCGCAGAAAGTAGAGCATCCGCCAAACGGGATAACCGCTTACAACAAGCAATGTCATCTCGTCGAGTAAGTTTGAGTAGCTTATCAGCACAGGCACAACAAGGAGAACTCAAAGAACTGAATTTAATTCTTAAAGCCGACGTACAAGGTTCTGTGGAAGCGATTTTAGGCTCATTAAAACAACTACCGCAAAATGAAGTACAAATCAGAGTCTTATTATCAGGTGCAGGAGAAGTAACAGAAACAGATGTAGATTTAGCCGCTGCCTCTGGAGCTGTAGTTATTGGATTCAATACAACTCTTGCCCCCGGTGCACGTCAAGCCGCCGAACAAGAAGGAGTAGATATCCGAGAATATAACGTCATCTATAAATTATTAGATGAAATAGAAGGAGCAATGGAAGGCTTACTAGATCCAGAAGAAGTGGAAGAAAGTCTAGGAAAAGCCGAAGTAAGAGCCGTTTTCTCCGTTGGCAAAGGAGCTGTTGCTGGATGTTACGTCTTGTCAGGCAAAGTTGTCCGTAATCGCTTTATTCGAGTGTTACGCAACGGAACAGAAATTTATAATGGTAATTTAGATTCTTTACGCCGTGTCAAAGATGATGTTAAAGAAGTTGCGTCTGGTTTTGAATGCGGTATTGCTGTTAATAAATTTAGCCAATGGCAAGAGGGAGATATTATCGAGGCTTATGAAATGGTATTCAAGCGTCGTACTCTTTCTGCTTAA
- a CDS encoding 3'(2'),5'-bisphosphate nucleotidase — translation MYQKEKEIAISAVLQASELCQKVRQDIPPALEKQDKSPVTVADFGSQAIICKALKDIFPDTPIVGEEDATELRQPEQKNTLTKITEYVKQIIDNASENQVLDWIDYGNGKVSRRFWTLDPIDGTKGFLRQDQYAIALALIEDGEVKLGVLGCPALNINQTQEQGCIFVAVRGEGSYRMPLNGGEMTKLQVVSNDDVQRFRFVESVEASHGDQERQNAIAQAVGITSQSVRVDSQAKYGIVASGEAALYLRLPSPKYPDYRENIWDHAAGAIVVEEAGGKVTDMYGNPLDFFTATKMMENRGVVVSNSKIHEKVLEALNQ, via the coding sequence ATGTATCAAAAAGAAAAAGAAATCGCTATTTCGGCTGTTTTACAAGCCTCTGAACTATGTCAAAAAGTTAGACAAGATATTCCCCCTGCTTTAGAAAAACAAGACAAAAGTCCCGTTACTGTGGCTGATTTTGGTTCTCAGGCAATTATTTGTAAAGCCTTAAAAGATATTTTTCCTGATACTCCCATTGTCGGGGAAGAAGATGCTACAGAGTTAAGACAACCCGAACAGAAAAACACTTTGACAAAAATAACAGAATATGTGAAGCAAATTATTGATAACGCTTCGGAAAATCAAGTTTTAGACTGGATTGACTACGGTAATGGCAAAGTTAGTCGTCGTTTTTGGACTTTAGACCCCATTGACGGTACAAAAGGTTTTTTAAGACAAGATCAATATGCGATCGCACTTGCTTTAATTGAAGATGGAGAGGTTAAATTAGGGGTATTAGGATGTCCCGCTTTGAACATTAATCAAACTCAGGAACAAGGTTGTATCTTTGTAGCTGTGCGAGGAGAGGGAAGTTATCGAATGCCCTTAAATGGCGGAGAAATGACTAAATTACAAGTCGTTAGTAATGATGATGTACAACGTTTCCGTTTCGTAGAAAGTGTTGAGGCTAGTCATGGAGATCAAGAAAGACAAAATGCGATCGCACAAGCCGTAGGAATTACAAGTCAATCAGTAAGAGTTGATTCTCAAGCTAAATATGGTATTGTTGCCAGTGGAGAAGCCGCTCTTTATCTACGCTTACCCTCCCCCAAATATCCTGATTACAGAGAAAATATCTGGGATCACGCCGCAGGTGCGATCGTTGTCGAGGAAGCAGGAGGCAAAGTTACAGATATGTATGGCAATCCTTTAGACTTTTTTACTGCCACTAAAATGATGGAAAATAGAGGGGTAGTGGTTAGCAATAGCAAAATTCATGAAAAAGTTTTAGAAGCTCTTAATCAATAA
- a CDS encoding TrkH family potassium uptake protein gives MTIARTICLGFIAVISVGTILLMMPFAVETGNWGSFITALFTSTSAVCVTGLIVVDTGTYFSFWGELIILCLIQIGGLGYMTTSTFLILLIGKKFDFRQKIAISESFDRPFLQGSRNLVISIFVTTFILEIIATIVLYSIFSQDYGWKQGLWLAIFHSVSAWNNAGFSLFPDSLIQYQSSIPINIVITALIILGGIGYQVIIEVFLWFLDFFKQKVHPHYEFSLNFKVVTRTTLILLILGTVGFFITELHNNNTLAELPFKDKIITAWFQSVTTRTAGFNSIDIGAMTKAGLFITIGLMFIGASPSGTGGGIKTTTLSILYNSTKAVLRGQEQVVMHKREVPVSLILKAMAVVFGSGVTVVCITFFISLLHSDFEFQSIFFEVVSAFATVGLSTGITSSLSVLAKLAIVFTMYLGRVGVLLFMAAIVGDPQPSRIEYPEENLLVG, from the coding sequence ATGACCATTGCCAGAACTATTTGTCTCGGATTTATTGCTGTCATCTCTGTTGGAACAATTCTTCTCATGATGCCTTTTGCCGTTGAAACAGGGAATTGGGGAAGTTTTATTACTGCTTTGTTTACATCTACCTCTGCGGTTTGTGTAACAGGTTTAATAGTCGTCGATACAGGCACATATTTTTCTTTTTGGGGGGAACTAATAATTCTTTGTCTAATCCAAATAGGCGGACTAGGCTACATGACAACCAGTACTTTTTTAATTCTCCTTATCGGTAAAAAATTTGATTTTCGCCAAAAAATCGCCATTAGTGAATCTTTTGATCGACCCTTTTTACAAGGGAGTCGAAATTTAGTTATATCGATTTTTGTTACTACCTTTATATTAGAAATAATTGCCACTATAGTCCTTTACTCTATTTTTTCTCAAGATTATGGTTGGAAACAAGGTTTATGGCTAGCGATATTTCATTCTGTTAGTGCTTGGAATAATGCCGGATTTAGCCTTTTTCCCGACAGTTTAATCCAATATCAAAGTTCAATACCGATAAATATAGTAATTACAGCTTTAATTATTCTTGGCGGTATTGGCTACCAAGTTATTATTGAGGTTTTTCTATGGTTTCTTGACTTTTTCAAACAAAAAGTACATCCTCATTATGAATTTTCTCTTAATTTTAAAGTTGTCACACGAACAACTTTGATTCTCCTGATTTTGGGTACAGTTGGATTTTTTATCACTGAACTTCATAATAATAATACCCTTGCTGAACTGCCTTTTAAAGACAAAATAATTACAGCTTGGTTTCAATCGGTAACAACAAGAACAGCAGGATTCAATTCTATCGACATTGGTGCTATGACAAAGGCAGGACTATTTATCACTATCGGCTTAATGTTTATCGGTGCATCTCCTAGTGGTACAGGAGGTGGAATAAAAACAACGACCTTAAGTATTCTTTATAACAGTACTAAAGCGGTTTTAAGAGGTCAAGAACAAGTAGTAATGCACAAAAGAGAAGTACCTGTTTCTTTAATTCTTAAAGCTATGGCAGTTGTATTTGGTTCAGGAGTAACAGTTGTTTGTATCACCTTTTTTATTTCCTTGCTTCATTCTGATTTTGAATTTCAAAGTATATTTTTTGAAGTCGTTTCTGCTTTTGCTACCGTCGGTTTATCCACTGGAATTACTTCTAGTTTATCGGTTTTAGCGAAACTAGCCATTGTTTTTACCATGTACTTAGGACGAGTTGGAGTATTATTATTTATGGCAGCCATTGTGGGAGATCCTCAACCGAGTCGAATCGAATATCCAGAAGAAAATTTATTAGTTGGTTAG
- the rimP gene encoding ribosome maturation factor RimP → MTHPLIPSILELAEPLAQKLNLEIANIVFQTNKNPPVLRIDIKSVGGDTSLDDCEKMSRQLEEILDVENTLPSTYVLEISSPGIGNNLESDREFVSFKGFPVIVETNTIFKKKNRWEGTLQGRDDQFVYVNCKGKITKIPRDIIQSVQLHNPS, encoded by the coding sequence ATGACTCATCCTCTAATACCTTCTATTTTAGAACTAGCCGAACCTCTTGCCCAAAAATTGAATCTTGAAATCGCAAATATAGTTTTTCAAACAAACAAAAACCCACCTGTGTTGAGAATAGATATAAAAAGTGTTGGCGGAGATACCAGTTTAGATGATTGTGAAAAAATGAGTCGTCAACTAGAAGAAATTCTTGATGTGGAAAATACTCTTCCCTCTACTTATGTTTTGGAAATTTCTAGTCCTGGAATTGGTAATAACTTAGAGAGCGATCGAGAATTTGTCAGTTTCAAAGGTTTTCCCGTCATTGTCGAAACCAATACGATATTCAAGAAAAAAAACCGATGGGAAGGCACATTACAAGGCAGAGATGATCAATTTGTCTATGTAAACTGTAAAGGTAAAATTACAAAAATTCCTAGAGACATTATTCAATCAGTCCAATTACATAATCCCAGTTAA